In one window of Ptiloglossa arizonensis isolate GNS036 chromosome 5, iyPtiAriz1_principal, whole genome shotgun sequence DNA:
- the Mi-2 gene encoding chromodomain-helicase-DNA-binding protein Mi-2 homolog isoform X7 codes for MASDEEVDESFAGEDDLDETGGQVSNVNQQVDGSSDAEESQRLEEDDDYEPEERKKKKGKKRKARSEDKKGKKKKKKKKSDSGDESDFGGGGEAGDVAGEDSDYAGNRKSRKSSSRKSSSHTAPAPPSQEPATGMPTIEEVCNTFGLTDVQIEYTDADFQNLTTYKLFQQHVRPLLAKENPKVPMSKLMMLVAAKWRDFSELNPHTQPDADVSSANVDEDSRNSRANRSGAVQEGEDEEDDDEDSDRKRKSRGSRAKKGKKASKVPTLKIKLGKRKRGSSDEEAEGSGAGTDRDSDMEFEQMLADAEEPSGTDGTNKGNAEENGVEPPAEPPVRRKAKTKIGNKTKKKKKTKTTSKFPDGEEGLQTDHQDYCEVCQQGGEIILCDTCPRAYHLVCLEPELEETPEGKWSCPHCEGEGAAEDDDEHMEFCRICKDGGELLCCDSCTSAYHTHCLNPPLSEIPDGDWKCPRCSCPPLRGKVAKILTWRWKDCPETPSEEPSTSKAAPKQRKIREFFVKWADMSYWHCDWITELQLDVFHPLMFRNYSRKYDMDEPPKLEEPLDESDSRVKRLKEQDGATNRDEYNLEERFYRYGVRPEWLVVHRVINHRLSRDGRATYLVKWRELGYDQATWEDEHEDIPGLKQAIEYYLDLRAANCCDGSSSRKGKKGEKSKGKKSKTRELIDDEERTPKRYTPPPDKPTTDLKKKYERQPEYLDQTGMQLHPYQLEGLNWLRYSWGQGIDTILADEMGLGKTIQTITFLYSLYKEGHCKGPFLVSVPLSTIINWEREFETWAPDFYCVTYVGDKDSRIVIRENELSFEEGAVRGGRASKIRSSQIKFNVLLTSYELISIDSACLGSIDWAVLVVDEAHRLKSNQSKFFRLLASYNIAYKLLLTGTPLQNNLEELFHLLNFLCRDKFNDLAAFQNEFADISKEEQVKKLHELLGPHMLRRLKADVLKNMPSKSEFIVRVELSPMQKKYYKYILTRNFEALNPKGGGQQVSLLNIMMDLKKCCNHPYLFPAASQEAPTAPNGSYETSALIKAAGKLVLLSKMLKRLRDGGHRVLIFSQMTKMLDILEDYLEGEGYKYERIDGNITGAQRQEAIDRFNAPGAQQFVFLLSTRAGGLGINLATADTVIIYDSDWNPHNDIQAFSRAHRIGQANKVMIYRFVTRNSVEERVTQVAKRKMMLTHLVVRPGMGGKGANFSKQELDDILRFGTEELFKEEEGKEDEAIHYDDKAVAELLDRSKEGIEQKENWANEYLSSFKVASYVTKEGETEEEADTEIIKQEAENTDPAYWIKLLRHHYEQQQEDIARTLGKGKRVRKQVNYNDGVVTGDQGTRDDQPWQENLSDYNSDFSAPSDDDKEDDDFDEKGDGDLLSRRSRRRLERRDEKDRPLPPLLARVNGNIEVLGFNARQRKAFLNAIMRYGMPPQDAFNSQWLVRDLRGKSEKNFKAYVSLFMRHLCEPGADNAETFADGVPREGLSRQHVLTRIGVMSLIRKKVQEFEHINGYYSMPEMIRKPVEPVKLESGGDGATGTSSTSATPATSNAPSPSPAATPTPTSLSTVTSETSKANVDASETKECKEEQKDKESTERKDVKEELKDSKEEEENIAEKDKDKEDAKKEEDNETEGAEKEKDKSDMKDEKSVTKHDEKTESNENKPKQDSEEDVVIVKDDEEETEKREDKDNKEKDVKDCDSEVIKPKRKFMFNIADGGFTELHTLWLNEEKAAVPGREYEIWHRRHDYWLLAGIVTHGYGRWQDIQNDIRFAIINEPFKMDVGKGNFLEIKNKFLARRFKLLEQALVIEEQLRRAAYLNLTQDPNHPAMSLNARFAEVECLAESHQHLSKESLAGNKPANAVLHKVLNQLEELLSDMKSDVSRLPATLARIPPVAQRLQMSERSILSRLAATAPGGSSSQSGQAALLAQQFPAGFSGGQLPATFAGAANFGNFRPQYSVPGQPPQGFTGS; via the exons ATGGCGTCTGACGAGGAGGTGGACGAGAGCTTCGCGG GAGAAGACGATTTAGATGAAACCGGAGGACAAGTCTCAAATGTCAATCAACAAGTAGATGGTTCATCTGATGCAGAAGAATCTCAGAGACTA gaGGAAGACGATGATTATGAGCCAgaggaacggaaaaagaaaaaagggaaaaaacgtAAAGCTCGTAGTGAGGAcaagaagggaaaaaagaagaaaaagaagaaaaaatctgATTCTGGAGAT gaAAGTGATTTTGGAGGTGGTGGTGAAGCAGGTGATGTAGCTGGAGAAGACAGTGATTATGCGGGAAatagaaaaagtagaaaatcttcGTCGAGAAAGTCGTCCAGTCACACTGCACCGGCTCCTCCAAGCCAGGaacctgcaacaggaatgccAACCATTGAGGAAGTTTGTAATACCTTTGGATTGACTGATGTACAGATTGAATATACTGATGCAGACTTCCAGAATTTAACAACATATAAATTATTTCAACAACATGTCAGACCACTTCTAGCAAAGGAGAATCctaaa GTTCCAATGTCAAAACTAATGATGTTGGTAGCTGCCAAATGGAGAGACTTCTCTGAATTGAATCCACATACACAACCAGATGCGGATGTATCGTCTGCGAATGTGGATgaagatagtagaaactcgagagCAAATCGTAGTGGTGCGGTGCAGGAAGGTGAAGATGAGGAGGACGATGATGAAGATAGCGATAGGAAACGGAAATCAAGGGGATCTAGGgcaaagaaagggaaaaaagcTTCCAAAGTACCGACACTTAAGATAAAACTTGGAAAACGTAAACGAGGAAGTTCG GACGAAGAAGCAGAAGGTAGCGGAGCCGGTACTGATAGAGACtctgatatggagtttgaacaaATGCTAGCTGACGCGGAAGAACCTTCGGGTACTGATGGAACAAACAAAGGGAATGCTGAAGAAAATGGAGTGGAACCACCTGCAGAACCACCCGTCCGTAGGAAGGCAAAAACTAAAATTGGTAACAAaactaaaaagaagaaaaagacgaaGACTACATCTAAATTTCCGGATGGAGAAGAAGGTCTTCAG ACTGATCACCAGGATTATTGTGAAGTTTGTCAACAAGGTGGAGAAATTATATTGTGCGACACCTGCCCTAGAGCGTACCACTTGGTATGTTTAGAGCCAGAGTTGGAAGAAACGCCTGAAGGAAAATGGAGTTGTCCTCACTGCGAAGGAGAAG gtGCAGCGGAAGATGATGATGAACACATGGAATTCTGTAGAATATGCAAAGATGGTGGTGAATTACTATGCTGTGATAGCTGTACTAGCGCGTATCACACACATTGTTTAAACCCACCGCtctcagaaattcctgatggtgACTGGAAGTGTCCCAGATGTTCTTGTCCACCTTTACGTGGAAAGG TTGCGAAGATTTTAACATGGAGGTGGAAGGATTGTCCAGAAACACCATCGGAAGAACCTTCTACAAGCAAAGCAGCACCTAAGCAACGTAAGATACGCGAGTTTTTCGTGAAATGGGCGGATATGTCGTATTGGCATTGTGACTGGATTACAGAATTGCAGCTTGACGTTTTTCATCCTCTTATGTTCAG GAATTATTCGCGAAAATATGACATGGATGAACCTCCAAAATTGGAAGAACCATTAGACGAAAGTGATTCTCGCGTGAAACGATTAAAAGAACAGGACGGTGCTACGAACAGGGACGAGTATAATTTAGAAGAACGATTCTATCGTTACGGAGTTCGGCCAGAATGGCTTGTCGTGCACCGAGTAATTAATCATCGGTTATCAAGGGACGGCAGGGCAACATATCTCGTTAAATGGAGAGAATTAGGATACGATCAAGCCACATGGGAGGATGAACACGAAGATATTCCGGGTCTGAAACAGGCCATCGAGTATTACTTAGATCTCAGAGCGGCGAACTGTTGCGATGGTAGCTCCTCTCGCAAGGGCAAGAAGGGTGAGAAGA GTAAAGGCAAAAAGTCCAAGACCCGTGAACTTatcgatgacgaagagaggacaCCTAAACGGTACACACCGCCACCCGACAAACCTACGACTGATCTCAAGAAAAAGTATGAGCGACAGCCAGAGTACTTAGATCAGACTGGAATGCAATTACATCCCTATCAATTAGAA GGTTTGAATTGGTTGAGATATTCTTGGGGTCAAGGTATAGACACAATTTTGGCGGACGAGATGGGTCTGGGAAAAACTATCCAAACTATCACTTTTCTATACTCATTGTATAAGGAAGGTCATTGCAAAGGACCTTTTCTTGTCTCTGTTCCTTTGTCGACTATTATTAATTGGGAGCGTGAGTTTGAAACTTGGGCACCTGACTTTTATTGCGTCACCTATGTCG GCGACAAAGATAGTCGTATTGTGATACGAGAGAATGAATTATCCTTTGAAGAGGGTGCTGTACGTGGTGGTCGAGCGTCGAAAATTCGATCGTCTCAAATCAAATTCAACGTATTGCTCACCAGTTACGAACTTATTTCTATTGACTCTGCATGTCTAGGATCAATAGATTGGGCTGTATTAGTAGTGGACGAAGCGCACAGACTGAAATCTAATCAGTCAAAGTTCTTCAGATTATTGGCATCTTATAATATTGCGTACAAGTTATTATTAACTGGTACTCCACTGCAGAATAACCTGGAAGAACTTTTCCATCTGTTAAACTTCCTATGCCGTGACAAGTTCAATGACTTGGCCGCGTTCCAAAATGAATTTGCTGATATCTCGAAAGAAGAACAAGTAAAGAAATTGCACGAGTTGCTTGGACCTCACATGCTGAGGAGATTGAAGGCTgacgtattaaaaaatatgccAAGTAAGTCGGAGTTCATCGTTCGCGTTGAATTGTCTCCCATgcaaaagaaatattacaaGTACATTTTGACAAGGAACTTCGAAGCGTTGAATCCCAAGGGAGGTGGTCAACAAGTATCATTGTTAAATATTATGATGGACCTCAAGAAGTGTTGTAACCATCCGTACTTATTCCCAGCTGCATCTCAAGAGGCACCAACCGCGCCTAACGGAAGTTATGAAACTTCCGCGTTGATTAAAGCAGCTGGAAAACTGGTGCTTCTGAGTAAAATGTTGAAGAGATTGAGAGATGGTGGTCATAGAGTACTGATTTTCTCTCAAATGACAAAGATGTTGGATATCCTTGAGGACTATTTGGAAGGAGAGGGTTACAAGTATGAAAGAATTGATGGTAACATCACAGGGGCACAACGACAAGAGGCTATAGACAGATTCAACGCTCCTGGCGCGCAACAATTCGTTTTCTTGCTCTCCACTCGTGCTGGTGGTCTAGGCATAAACTTGGCGACTGCCGACACTGTCATCATTTACGATTCTGATTGGAATCCACATAATGATATTCAAGCATTCAGTAGAGCTCACAGAATTGGTCAAGCGAACAAAGTTATGATCTACAGATTTGTCACCCGCAACTCTGTCGAAGAGCGAGTAACACAAGTAGCAAAACGTAAAATGATGCTTACACATTTGGTCGTTAGACCCGGAATGGGTGGGAAAGGCGCTAATTTCAGCAAACAGGAACTCGACGACATTTTAAGATTTGGTACCGAAGAATTGTTTAAGGAGGAAGAAGGCAAAGAGGATGAAGCCATTCATTACGACGACAAAGCTGTCGCTGAATTGTTAGACAGAAGCAAGGAAGGTATAGAGCAGAAAGAGAACTGGGCCAACGAATACTTAAGTTCCTTCAAGGTTGCATCTTACGTGACTAAAGAAGGCGAAACTGAAGAAGAGGCAGACACAGAAATCATAAAACAAGAAGCTGAGAATACAGATCCTGCTTATTGGATCAAACTGTTAAGACATCATTACGAACAGCAACAAGAAGATATTGCTAGAACTCTTGGAAAAG GTAAACGAGTACGTAAACAGGTGAATTACAATGACGGAGTAGTAACTGGAGATCAAGGAACAAGAGACGATCAACCCTGGCAGGAAAATTTATCCGATTATAATAGCGATTTCAGTGCACCAAGTGATGACGACAAAGAGGATGATGATTTTGATGAAAAGGGTGACGGAGATTTGTTATCTCGCAGAAGCAGGAGAAGATTAGAGAGGAGGGACGAAAAGGATCGACCTTTGCCGCCATTACTTGCTCGAGTAAATGGAAACATCGAA GTATTGGGTTTTAATGCCAGACAAAGAAAGGCATTCCTCAACGCGATTATGCGTTATGGCATGCCACCACAGGATGCATTCAACTCTCAGTG GCTGGTACGGGATCTACGTGGTAAATCGGAGAAGAACTTTAAGGcgtacgtttcattgttcatgcGACACCTCTGCGAACCGGGCGCTGATAACGCTGAGACGTTTGCGGATGGTGTGCCAAGAGAGGGTCTCAGTAGACAACATGTCTTAACGAGAATCGGCGTGATGTCCTTGATCAGAAAGAAA GTACAAGAATTTGAGCATATAAACGGATATTATTCGATGCCCGAGATGATTCGAAAGCCAGTTGAACCTGTAAAACTAGAAAGCGGGGGAGACGGAGCAACCGGAACTAGCAGTACCAGCGCAACACCAGCTACCTCGAACGCGCCTAGTCCAAGTCCTGCTGCAACTCCTACTCCAACTTCTCTTAGTACCGTGACCAGTGAAACCAGTAAAGCGAATGtagatgcatctgaaacaaaAGAATGCAAAGAGGAACAGAAGGATAAGGAA agTACTGAAAGGAAGGATGTTAAAGAGGAATTGAAGGATTCtaaggaggaagaggagaacATTGCCGAGAAGGATAAAGACAAGGAAGATGCAAAGAAAGAGGAGGACAACGAGACCGAAGGagcagagaaagagaaagataaaTCGGATATGAAGGATGAGAAATCGGTGACGAAACATGATGAAAAGACGGAGAGTAATGAAAACAAACCGAAACAAGATTCTGAAGAAGATGTTGTTATTGTTAAAGACGATGAGGAAGAAACTGAAAAGCGAGAG gACAAAGACAACAAGGAGAAGGATGTAAAGGACTGTGATTCAGAGGTGATAAAGCCTAAACGTAAGTTCATGTTTAACATTGCCGATGGTGGATTTACGGAATTGCACACGTTATGGCTAAACGAGGAGAAAGCTGCGGTACCTGGTCGTGAATATGAGATATGGCACCGAAGACACGACTACTGGCTATTAGCTGGTATTGTTACACATGGCTATGGTCGCTGGCAGGACATCCAGAATGATATCAG GTTCGCGATAATAAACGAACCTTTCAAAATGGATGTGGGCAAGGGTAActttttagaaataaaaaataaattcttggCTCGACGCTTCAAACTATTGGAACAGGCGTTAGTGATAGAGGAGCAATTGAGAAGAGCCGCGTACCTGAACCTAACGCAGGACCCTAACCACCCTGCGATGAGTCTGAATGCGAGATTCGCCGAAGTCGAGTGCCTTGCTGAATCGCATCAACATCTTAGCAAAGAAAGCCTTGCCGGCAATAAACCAGCGAATGCTGTGTTACATAAG GTACTAAATCAGTTGGAAGAGCTTCTATCCGATATGAAATCGGATGTGAGCCGTTTACCAGCAACTCTAGCTCGCATTCCACCTGTTGCTCAAAGACTTCAAATGTCCGAGAGATCGATATTGAGCCGATTGGCAGCCACAGCACCGGGTGGTAGTAGTTCTCAATCGGGTCAAGCGGCTCTGCTGGCACAGCAATTCCCTGCTGGTTTCTCCGGTGGACAATTGCCAGCTACTTTCGCGGGTGCGGCCAATTTCGGTAATTTCAGACCGCAATACTCAGTACCGGGTCAACCACCACAAGGTTTTACAGGTTCGTAA